A portion of the Faecalibacterium sp. I3-3-89 genome contains these proteins:
- a CDS encoding substrate-binding domain-containing protein, with protein sequence MKMISRRDFLKASAVVGAAGVLTACGGSSASTAASSTAASTAASSTAAASGSANIGVCIYQFADNFMTLYRTDLEEYLKDMGYAVTIVDGKNDQNTQTEQINTFLQQGVDVLVINPVQTTSAQTIVDTIKPSETPIVFINREPDKSVLDSYADKCCYVGADARQSGTYQGELILETETQGDINGDGKITYIMCKGDPENIDAQYRTEYSIKALTDAGKEVECLYEYLDNWDQTTAQQDVANALAQYGEKIEVVFCNNDAMALGALQSLQQAGRTVGKDVYLVGVDALSEAVQNVVDGNMTGTVLNDDVGQATAAAAATKLYVEGSKVEQYYWVDYVKVTKENAAQYIK encoded by the coding sequence ATGAAAATGATCTCTCGTCGTGACTTCCTGAAGGCTTCCGCTGTTGTGGGTGCTGCTGGTGTCCTGACTGCCTGCGGCGGTTCCTCTGCCTCTACCGCTGCTTCCTCTACTGCAGCTTCTACCGCTGCTTCCTCTACCGCCGCTGCTTCCGGCTCTGCCAACATCGGCGTCTGCATCTATCAGTTTGCAGATAACTTCATGACCCTGTACCGCACCGATCTGGAAGAGTACCTGAAGGATATGGGCTACGCCGTCACCATCGTCGATGGCAAGAACGACCAGAACACCCAGACCGAGCAGATCAACACCTTCCTGCAGCAGGGCGTGGACGTGCTGGTCATCAACCCCGTCCAGACCACTTCCGCACAGACCATCGTTGATACCATCAAGCCCTCTGAGACTCCCATCGTCTTCATCAACCGTGAGCCCGACAAGAGCGTTCTGGACTCCTACGCAGACAAGTGCTGCTACGTCGGTGCTGACGCACGTCAGTCCGGTACTTATCAGGGCGAGCTGATCCTCGAGACCGAGACGCAGGGCGACATCAACGGCGACGGCAAGATCACCTACATCATGTGCAAGGGCGACCCCGAGAACATCGACGCTCAGTACCGCACCGAGTACTCCATCAAGGCTCTGACCGACGCCGGCAAGGAAGTCGAGTGCCTGTACGAGTACCTGGACAACTGGGATCAGACCACTGCACAGCAGGACGTCGCAAACGCTCTGGCACAGTACGGCGAGAAGATCGAAGTCGTCTTCTGCAACAACGACGCAATGGCACTGGGCGCTCTGCAGTCCCTGCAGCAGGCTGGCCGCACCGTCGGCAAGGACGTCTATCTGGTCGGTGTTGACGCACTGAGCGAGGCTGTCCAGAACGTCGTCGATGGCAACATGACCGGCACCGTTCTGAACGATGACGTGGGTCAGGCTACCGCCGCCGCAGCTGCTACCAAGCTGTACGTCGAGGGCAGCAAGGTCGAGCAGTACTACTGGGTCGATTACGTCAAGGTCACCAAGGAGAACGCTGCACAGTACATCAAGTAA
- a CDS encoding sugar ABC transporter ATP-binding protein has protein sequence MSEYRLVMKGVVKTFPGVKALDHAQLELRPGKVMALMGENGAGKSTLMKCMFGIYKMDEGEIEYEGQKVNIPTPLDALNRGIAMVHQELQPIPARTVAENIWLGRYPTKKAGPITIVDHAKMYKDTDELLKKLKLDIKSHAKLGSLSIAQMQMVEIAKAVSANCKVLILDEPTSSLTANEVESLFRIMNELKEQGVALVYISHKMDEIKVIADEVTIMRDGHYIGKWDVANMTKEEIIAKMVGRELSNLYPPLENHPSDEIMMKVEDFTSIHPRSFRHCSFELKKGEILGVAGLVGAQRTELMEGIFGLRAHTSGKVWIKGQEVNIKQPRDAIRHSVALLTEDRRATGIMGVLSVADNISIASLDALRKGPIMLDDKKILELVATNKEKMAIKVPSPKTAIKSLSGGNQQKVLIARWLANNPDVLILDEPTRGIDVGAKYEIYCIIADLAKQGKSIIMISSEMSEIIGMSNRVMVMCDGRITGFIDGKDATQENIMALATQFETAPEAAAANQ, from the coding sequence ATGTCAGAATACCGTCTGGTAATGAAAGGCGTGGTAAAGACCTTCCCCGGCGTGAAAGCGCTGGACCACGCGCAGTTGGAGCTCCGCCCCGGCAAAGTCATGGCCCTGATGGGCGAGAACGGTGCCGGTAAGTCCACCCTGATGAAATGCATGTTCGGCATTTACAAGATGGATGAGGGCGAGATCGAGTACGAAGGCCAAAAGGTCAACATCCCCACCCCGCTGGATGCACTGAACCGCGGCATCGCAATGGTGCATCAGGAGCTGCAGCCCATCCCGGCCCGCACTGTGGCCGAGAACATCTGGCTGGGCCGCTACCCCACCAAGAAGGCTGGCCCCATCACCATCGTGGACCACGCCAAGATGTATAAGGACACCGACGAACTGCTGAAAAAGCTGAAGCTGGATATCAAATCCCACGCAAAGCTGGGCAGCCTGAGCATCGCACAGATGCAGATGGTGGAGATCGCAAAGGCCGTCTCCGCAAACTGCAAGGTGCTGATCCTGGACGAGCCGACCTCCTCGCTGACCGCGAACGAAGTCGAGTCGCTGTTCCGCATCATGAACGAGCTGAAGGAGCAGGGCGTCGCTCTGGTCTACATCAGCCATAAGATGGACGAGATCAAGGTCATCGCCGACGAAGTCACCATCATGCGTGACGGCCACTACATCGGCAAGTGGGACGTCGCCAACATGACCAAAGAGGAGATCATCGCCAAGATGGTCGGCCGTGAGCTGTCCAATCTGTATCCCCCGCTGGAAAATCACCCCTCCGATGAGATCATGATGAAGGTGGAGGACTTTACCTCCATCCATCCGCGCTCCTTCCGCCACTGCAGCTTCGAGCTGAAGAAGGGCGAGATCCTTGGCGTGGCAGGTCTGGTGGGCGCACAGCGCACCGAGCTGATGGAGGGTATCTTCGGCCTGCGTGCCCACACCTCCGGCAAGGTGTGGATCAAGGGGCAGGAGGTCAACATCAAGCAGCCCCGCGACGCCATCCGGCACAGCGTGGCTCTGCTGACGGAGGACCGCCGCGCGACCGGCATCATGGGTGTGCTGAGCGTGGCCGACAACATCTCCATCGCCTCGCTGGATGCGCTGCGCAAAGGGCCTATCATGCTGGACGATAAGAAGATCCTCGAGCTGGTGGCCACCAACAAAGAGAAGATGGCCATCAAGGTGCCCAGCCCCAAGACGGCGATCAAGAGCCTGTCCGGCGGCAACCAGCAGAAGGTGCTGATCGCCCGCTGGCTGGCTAACAACCCCGATGTCCTCATTCTGGACGAGCCTACCCGAGGCATCGACGTCGGCGCAAAGTACGAGATCTACTGCATCATCGCCGACCTGGCCAAGCAGGGCAAGAGCATCATCATGATCTCCTCGGAGATGAGCGAGATCATCGGTATGTCCAACCGCGTCATGGTCATGTGCGATGGCCGCATCACCGGCTTTATCGACGGCAAGGACGCTACGCAGGAGAACATCATGGCTCTGGCGACCCAGTTTGAGACCGCGCCCGAAGCGGCGGCGGCCAATCAGTAA
- a CDS encoding ABC transporter permease subunit: MEATKKVTGKSVKKWLGNNAIIVLMLAVSLIVGIIHPNFFALANIINLFKNVSIRYIIALGISGCLITTGNDLSAGRLAGFAACLACIFAQTEGAAGKFYPNMPTLPTPVVFILVIAICAIVGLCNGLVVSYLKVQPFIATLGMQQVVYGICLVYTGGTPIGSLNKDFTSLASNTLFGVPVLIIIALFVACCFWFLYNKTRHGKYMYAIGGNEAAAEVAGVNVYATKIRIYILASCMFGLAGCLLAAKSGGASVNTAMGYELDAIAASTIGGVSTTGGVGTVPGILVGVLVFELMKVALQFMNVNSSYTYIVQGLVIIVAVAIDIRKYLAKK, translated from the coding sequence GTGGAAGCTACCAAGAAAGTAACGGGCAAGTCTGTAAAGAAGTGGCTGGGCAACAACGCCATCATCGTCCTGATGCTGGCCGTGTCCCTCATCGTCGGCATCATCCATCCCAACTTCTTCGCACTGGCCAATATCATCAACCTGTTCAAGAATGTCTCGATCCGCTACATCATCGCGCTGGGCATCTCCGGCTGTCTGATCACCACCGGCAACGACCTGTCCGCAGGCCGTCTGGCTGGTTTTGCCGCCTGTCTGGCCTGTATCTTCGCCCAGACCGAGGGCGCTGCCGGTAAGTTCTACCCCAATATGCCCACCCTGCCCACCCCCGTGGTCTTCATCCTCGTCATCGCCATCTGCGCCATCGTGGGCCTGTGCAACGGCCTCGTGGTCAGCTACCTGAAGGTCCAGCCCTTTATCGCTACGCTGGGTATGCAGCAGGTGGTCTACGGTATCTGCCTCGTCTACACCGGCGGTACCCCCATCGGCTCTCTGAACAAGGACTTCACCTCTCTGGCCTCCAACACCCTCTTCGGTGTTCCTGTGCTGATCATCATCGCCCTCTTCGTGGCCTGCTGCTTCTGGTTCCTGTACAACAAGACCCGTCACGGCAAGTATATGTACGCCATCGGCGGCAACGAGGCTGCTGCTGAGGTGGCCGGTGTCAACGTTTACGCCACCAAGATCCGCATCTACATCCTGGCCTCCTGCATGTTCGGTCTGGCAGGCTGCCTGCTGGCTGCAAAGTCCGGCGGCGCATCCGTCAACACTGCAATGGGCTATGAGCTGGACGCCATCGCGGCTTCCACCATCGGCGGCGTCTCCACCACCGGCGGCGTCGGCACGGTCCCCGGCATCCTCGTCGGCGTGCTGGTCTTCGAGCTGATGAAGGTCGCTCTGCAGTTCATGAACGTCAACTCTTCTTACACTTACATCGTGCAGGGCCTTGTCATTATCGTGGCTGTCGCCATCGATATTCGCAAGTACCTCGCAAAGAAGTAA
- a CDS encoding NCS2 family permease, whose protein sequence is MFEKIFHLKENHTDVKTEVMAGITTFMTMAYILAVNPSILSASGMDANAVLIATSLASFVGTALMALLANYPFALAPGMGLNAYFAYTVVLTMGYSWQLALMAVFVEGIIFIVLSLTNVREGIFNAIPMTLKSAVSVGIGLFVAFVGLQNAKLIVNSDSTLVTYQHFKGETFSSVGVGAILALLGVAITAILLVKHVKGGILYGILITWVLGIVCELTGIYIPNPDAGMYSVIPTSFVSFDFSALGKTFGQVFKTDFSGVGILNFFAVMFSFLFVDLFDTLGTLIGVASKADMLDEEGKLPHIKGALMADSIATCAGAVLGTSTTTTFVESASGVTEGGRTGLTSMTTGVLFLLAVVFSPLFLTIPSFATAPALIIVGFYMMGSAIKIDFSDPSEGIPAFLTILAMPTAYSISEGIAIGVISWTIINVVTGKAKEKKISPLMYVLTILFILKYVLL, encoded by the coding sequence ATGTTCGAAAAAATCTTTCACCTGAAAGAGAACCACACCGACGTCAAGACCGAAGTCATGGCCGGTATCACCACCTTCATGACGATGGCCTACATCCTTGCGGTCAACCCCAGCATCCTTTCCGCTTCCGGCATGGATGCCAACGCAGTCCTGATCGCCACCTCGCTGGCATCCTTCGTGGGCACTGCCCTGATGGCTCTGCTGGCCAACTACCCCTTCGCGCTGGCCCCCGGCATGGGCCTGAACGCCTACTTTGCCTACACCGTCGTTCTCACGATGGGCTACAGCTGGCAGCTGGCCCTGATGGCCGTCTTCGTCGAGGGCATCATCTTCATCGTGCTGAGCCTGACCAACGTGCGTGAGGGCATCTTCAACGCCATCCCCATGACCCTCAAGAGCGCTGTCAGCGTGGGCATCGGCCTGTTCGTGGCCTTCGTGGGCCTGCAGAATGCCAAGCTCATCGTCAACAGCGACTCCACCCTCGTCACCTACCAGCACTTCAAGGGTGAGACCTTCTCCTCTGTGGGCGTGGGCGCCATCCTCGCTCTGCTGGGCGTGGCCATCACCGCCATCCTGCTGGTGAAGCACGTCAAGGGCGGCATCCTCTACGGCATCCTCATCACATGGGTGCTTGGCATCGTCTGCGAGCTGACTGGCATTTATATCCCCAACCCCGACGCAGGGATGTACTCCGTCATCCCCACCAGCTTTGTCAGCTTCGACTTCTCCGCACTGGGCAAGACCTTCGGGCAGGTGTTCAAGACCGACTTCTCCGGTGTGGGCATCCTGAACTTCTTCGCCGTCATGTTCTCCTTCCTCTTCGTTGACCTGTTCGACACGCTGGGCACCCTCATCGGCGTCGCTTCCAAGGCCGATATGCTGGACGAGGAGGGCAAGCTGCCCCACATTAAGGGCGCGCTGATGGCCGACTCCATCGCCACCTGCGCCGGTGCTGTGCTGGGCACTTCCACTACCACCACCTTCGTCGAGAGCGCTTCCGGCGTCACTGAGGGCGGCCGCACCGGCCTGACCTCCATGACCACCGGCGTGCTGTTCCTGCTGGCCGTGGTGTTCAGCCCCCTCTTCCTGACCATCCCCTCCTTCGCTACCGCTCCGGCCCTCATCATCGTGGGCTTCTACATGATGGGTTCTGCCATCAAGATCGACTTCTCTGACCCCAGCGAGGGCATCCCCGCCTTCCTGACCATTCTGGCCATGCCCACTGCCTACAGCATCTCGGAGGGCATCGCCATCGGCGTCATCTCCTGGACCATCATCAATGTCGTCACCGGCAAGGCCAAGGAGAAGAAGATCAGCCCCCTGATGTACGTTCTGACCATCCTCTTCATCCTCAAGTACGTCCTGCTGTAA
- a CDS encoding type II toxin-antitoxin system HicA family toxin: MKSYSSREVIKALKADGWYEVNCVGSHHQYKHPTKPGRVTVKDPDKDIPRATLNRIEQQSGLKFR, translated from the coding sequence GTGAAAAGCTACTCTTCCCGAGAGGTCATAAAGGCGCTCAAGGCCGACGGCTGGTACGAGGTCAACTGTGTGGGAAGCCACCATCAGTATAAGCACCCCACCAAGCCCGGCCGTGTCACCGTAAAAGACCCAGACAAAGATATTCCCCGGGCCACACTGAATCGTATCGAGCAGCAGTCCGGTCTCAAATTCCGCTGA
- a CDS encoding type II toxin-antitoxin system HicB family antitoxin, whose protein sequence is MKKNLPDRYFYPAVFIYEDGQEIAVDFPDLGVATSGTSEDDALLSARELLGCVMCGLEEDGEPIPAPSALSDIHPKDNERVVLVDAYMPSVRLASVNRSVNRTVTLPAWLNAAALERNVNFSQVLQDALKHQLHLA, encoded by the coding sequence ATGAAAAAGAATCTTCCCGACCGTTATTTCTATCCTGCCGTGTTCATCTATGAGGACGGGCAGGAGATCGCCGTCGATTTTCCCGACCTCGGTGTTGCCACCAGCGGCACGTCTGAGGACGATGCTCTGCTCTCGGCCCGAGAACTGCTTGGCTGCGTGATGTGCGGGCTGGAGGAGGATGGCGAGCCTATCCCGGCGCCCTCCGCCCTGTCGGACATCCACCCCAAGGACAACGAGCGGGTGGTGCTGGTCGATGCCTATATGCCCTCCGTCCGGCTGGCCAGCGTCAATCGCTCCGTCAACCGCACGGTCACTCTCCCGGCGTGGCTCAACGCCGCAGCCCTTGAGCGCAATGTGAACTTCAGCCAAGTCCTTCAGGACGCTCTGAAGCATCAGCTCCATCTTGCCTGA
- a CDS encoding methylenetetrahydrofolate dehydrogenase: MKARIPSHREFIINFPDSVDNAKANEGWAKLQQIVEDYKKTHNGASVYAPTFIEDCEPAVKKLQEEYGFEYTVEYVK; encoded by the coding sequence ATGAAAGCTCGTATCCCTTCTCACCGCGAATTTATCATCAACTTCCCCGACAGCGTCGATAACGCCAAGGCCAACGAGGGCTGGGCAAAGCTGCAGCAGATCGTCGAGGACTACAAGAAGACCCACAACGGCGCTTCCGTCTACGCCCCCACCTTCATCGAGGACTGCGAGCCTGCCGTCAAGAAGCTGCAGGAAGAGTACGGCTTCGAGTACACTGTCGAGTACGTCAAGTAA
- a CDS encoding TatD family hydrolase, whose translation MTGPIFDTHAHYSARAFDADRFALLDSLPEKGVVGVCEQATHSGDAPRVMELAHRYPWVYAAIGIHPESLLAPKDCGTEGPAPTVSVFGGDWAAEMKALAPYYDDPKVVAVGECGLDYHWPVPKDAQLALFEAELRLALELDKPIIVHDRSAHADVYALLKKYRPKGIVHCYSGSAEDAEWLAAQGLYFGFGGACTFKGAKRAAKAISALPLERIVLETDCPYMAPEPVRGTRCDSSLIRYVGEYIASVKGLSPEEVFRQTAQNARAIYQL comes from the coding sequence ATGACCGGCCCCATCTTCGACACCCACGCCCACTACAGCGCCCGCGCTTTCGACGCCGACCGCTTCGCCCTGCTGGACAGCCTGCCTGAAAAGGGCGTCGTGGGCGTCTGCGAGCAGGCCACCCACTCCGGGGACGCCCCCCGGGTGATGGAGCTGGCCCACCGCTATCCGTGGGTGTACGCCGCCATCGGCATCCACCCCGAGAGCCTGCTGGCCCCCAAGGACTGCGGCACAGAGGGGCCTGCCCCGACGGTCTCCGTCTTCGGCGGCGACTGGGCCGCTGAGATGAAGGCCCTTGCGCCCTATTACGACGACCCGAAGGTGGTGGCCGTAGGCGAGTGCGGGCTGGACTATCACTGGCCCGTCCCGAAGGACGCCCAGCTGGCCCTCTTCGAGGCCGAGCTGCGGCTGGCCCTCGAGCTGGACAAGCCCATCATTGTCCACGACCGCAGCGCCCACGCCGACGTCTACGCCCTGCTGAAAAAATACCGGCCCAAGGGCATCGTCCACTGCTATTCCGGCTCTGCGGAGGACGCCGAATGGCTGGCTGCGCAGGGCCTGTACTTCGGCTTCGGCGGTGCCTGCACCTTTAAGGGGGCGAAGCGGGCCGCGAAAGCCATCTCCGCCCTGCCGCTGGAGCGCATCGTCCTCGAAACGGACTGTCCCTACATGGCCCCCGAGCCGGTGCGGGGCACCCGCTGTGACAGCTCCCTCATCCGCTACGTCGGCGAGTACATCGCCAGCGTCAAGGGCCTCTCCCCGGAAGAGGTCTTCCGTCAGACCGCCCAGAACGCCCGGGCAATCTACCAACTGTAA
- a CDS encoding DMT family transporter, with protein MENTSLTRAQRLDQIFGTPVFAVLLAIFCNVLWGCAFPFIKMGYRLFAIDPSNTASIFCFAGVRFMLGSLLVLLGSTLLQSRAPTLPRGRVFAECCVLGLWQTTLQYAFYYIAVAMLTGAFGGILNSTQSFLGVIFAHFLYGNADRMTPAKTLGCAVGFAGVLIGTLGNHGGGSGWGIFCMLLATVVFTLSGPWNKSVTKKADSFAVCFLNLFVGGAALFVLGTALGGRLGSVTPLGVLVLLYLAFICGAGYLLWALLMKNNPVSRIAIFGFVNPVVNVLLSAVLNGEPLFRWQYLAALVFVCVGIWLVNKAPAKKEAP; from the coding sequence ATGGAGAACACGTCCCTGACCCGCGCCCAGCGGCTTGACCAGATCTTCGGCACGCCGGTGTTCGCGGTGCTGCTGGCCATCTTCTGCAACGTGCTGTGGGGCTGCGCGTTCCCCTTCATCAAGATGGGCTACCGCCTCTTTGCCATCGACCCCAGCAACACGGCCTCCATCTTCTGCTTCGCCGGTGTGCGGTTCATGCTGGGCAGTCTTCTCGTTCTGCTGGGCAGCACCCTGCTCCAGAGCCGGGCACCCACTCTCCCGAGGGGCCGGGTCTTTGCCGAGTGCTGTGTGCTGGGCCTGTGGCAGACCACCCTCCAGTACGCCTTCTACTACATCGCTGTAGCGATGCTCACCGGCGCATTCGGCGGCATCCTGAACAGCACCCAGAGCTTTCTGGGCGTCATCTTCGCCCACTTCCTCTACGGCAATGCCGACCGGATGACCCCCGCAAAGACACTGGGCTGCGCCGTCGGCTTTGCAGGCGTCCTCATCGGCACGCTGGGCAACCACGGCGGCGGCAGCGGCTGGGGCATCTTCTGTATGCTGCTGGCCACCGTCGTCTTCACCCTGTCCGGCCCGTGGAACAAGTCCGTCACCAAAAAGGCGGACAGCTTCGCGGTCTGCTTCCTGAACCTCTTCGTGGGCGGCGCAGCGCTCTTTGTGCTGGGCACGGCCCTCGGCGGGCGTCTGGGCAGTGTGACCCCGCTGGGGGTGCTGGTGCTGCTGTATCTGGCCTTCATCTGCGGCGCAGGCTATCTGCTCTGGGCCTTGCTGATGAAGAACAACCCCGTCAGCCGCATCGCCATCTTCGGCTTCGTGAACCCGGTGGTCAATGTCCTGCTGAGCGCCGTGCTCAACGGCGAGCCGCTGTTCCGCTGGCAGTATCTGGCCGCGCTGGTCTTCGTCTGCGTCGGCATCTGGCTGGTGAACAAGGCCCCCGCCAAGAAGGAGGCTCCATGA
- the metG gene encoding methionine--tRNA ligase, with product MSEHKTFYITTPIYYPSDKLHIGHSYTTVACDALARFKRMQGCDVMFLTGTDEHGQKIQDKAADAGVTPKEYVDKIVATVKDLWKLMDISYDRFIRTTDDYHMESCQKIFTKLYEQGDIYKGEYTGHYCKPCESFWTDSQLVDGKCPECGREVYEAHEEAYFFKTSKYADRLLKLYEENPQFIQPESRKNEMIAFIKQGLQDTCVSRTSVKWGIPVPFDPKHTMYVWVDALSNYITALGYGNEKYSDYDKFWPADLHMVGKEILRFHTILWPAMLMALDLPLPKRVFGHGWLLMNGGKMSKSVGNVVDPVILCDRYGVDAIRYFLLREIPFGNDGMFTNEALINRINSDLANDLGNLLSRTVAMCEKYFGGTVHKTAGAEAIDAELETMTSELLSKVTADMDSLTIPQALMEIFAVIQRANKYIDETAPWALAKDEANKERLESVLYHLCEALRVCGILLNAYLPSTAPKMMEQLGLTAADIDLTKAVYGAQESYTVHKGEALFPRIDVAKEIAHLKEEDEKRKAAAEAAKKAKEEAEKKAAAPAEESSVDFTHEAEISYDDFCKVELRVAEVRACENLKESKKLLHLTVFDGERERCILSGIAKWFKPEDLIGKKLGIVCNLAPRPMMKGKYVSEGMIFAADTADGGCSIPFYSEDTPVGARIH from the coding sequence ATGAGCGAGCACAAGACATTCTACATCACCACACCGATCTATTACCCCAGCGACAAGCTGCACATCGGCCACAGCTACACCACCGTGGCCTGCGACGCACTGGCACGCTTCAAGCGGATGCAGGGCTGCGACGTCATGTTCCTGACCGGCACCGACGAGCACGGCCAGAAGATTCAGGACAAGGCCGCCGACGCCGGCGTGACTCCGAAGGAGTACGTCGATAAGATCGTCGCCACCGTCAAGGACCTGTGGAAGCTGATGGACATCAGCTACGACCGCTTCATCCGCACCACCGACGACTACCACATGGAGTCCTGCCAGAAGATCTTCACCAAGCTCTACGAGCAGGGCGACATCTACAAGGGTGAGTACACCGGCCACTACTGCAAGCCCTGCGAGAGCTTCTGGACCGACAGCCAGCTGGTGGACGGCAAGTGCCCCGAGTGCGGCCGAGAGGTCTACGAGGCCCACGAGGAGGCCTACTTCTTCAAGACCAGCAAGTACGCCGATCGTCTGCTCAAGCTCTACGAGGAGAACCCCCAGTTCATCCAGCCCGAGAGCCGGAAGAACGAGATGATCGCCTTCATCAAGCAGGGCCTGCAGGACACCTGCGTCTCCCGCACCTCCGTCAAGTGGGGCATCCCCGTCCCCTTCGACCCCAAGCACACCATGTACGTCTGGGTCGATGCGCTGAGCAACTATATCACCGCGCTGGGCTACGGCAACGAGAAGTACAGCGACTACGACAAGTTCTGGCCTGCCGACCTGCACATGGTGGGCAAGGAGATCCTCCGCTTCCACACCATCCTCTGGCCCGCCATGCTGATGGCCCTCGATCTGCCGCTGCCCAAGCGCGTCTTCGGCCACGGCTGGCTGCTGATGAACGGCGGCAAGATGTCCAAGTCCGTCGGCAACGTCGTTGACCCCGTCATCCTCTGCGACCGCTACGGCGTGGACGCCATCCGCTACTTCCTGCTCCGCGAGATCCCCTTCGGCAACGACGGTATGTTCACCAACGAAGCCCTCATCAACCGCATCAACAGCGACCTCGCCAACGACCTCGGCAACCTGCTGAGCCGTACCGTCGCCATGTGCGAGAAGTACTTCGGCGGCACCGTCCACAAGACCGCCGGTGCTGAGGCCATCGACGCCGAGCTGGAGACCATGACCAGCGAGCTGCTGAGCAAGGTCACGGCTGATATGGACAGCCTGACCATCCCGCAGGCCCTGATGGAGATCTTCGCCGTCATCCAGCGCGCCAACAAGTACATCGACGAGACCGCGCCCTGGGCACTGGCCAAGGACGAGGCCAACAAGGAGCGCCTCGAGAGCGTGCTGTACCACCTGTGCGAGGCCCTGCGTGTCTGCGGCATCCTGCTGAACGCCTATCTGCCCTCCACCGCCCCCAAGATGATGGAGCAGCTGGGTCTGACTGCGGCCGACATCGACCTGACCAAGGCCGTCTACGGCGCACAGGAGAGCTACACCGTCCACAAGGGCGAGGCCCTGTTCCCCCGCATCGACGTGGCAAAGGAGATCGCCCACCTGAAGGAAGAGGACGAGAAGCGGAAAGCCGCTGCCGAGGCCGCTAAAAAGGCCAAGGAGGAGGCCGAGAAGAAGGCCGCTGCCCCCGCAGAGGAGAGCAGCGTGGACTTCACCCACGAGGCCGAGATCTCCTACGACGACTTCTGCAAGGTGGAGCTGCGCGTGGCCGAGGTCCGCGCCTGCGAGAACCTGAAGGAGAGCAAGAAGCTGCTCCACCTGACCGTCTTTGATGGCGAGCGGGAGCGCTGCATCCTGTCCGGCATCGCCAAGTGGTTCAAGCCGGAGGACCTCATCGGCAAGAAGCTCGGCATCGTCTGCAACCTCGCCCCCCGCCCGATGATGAAGGGCAAGTACGTCAGCGAGGGCATGATCTTTGCCGCTGACACCGCCGACGGCGGCTGCTCCATCCCCTTCTACAGCGAGGACACCCCCGTGGGTGCCCGCATCCACTGA
- a CDS encoding Dabb family protein, whose amino-acid sequence MVKHIILWQLKDEYSDAEKADIKAGIKAGLEGLAGQIPGLVEVHVNINGLPSSNADLMLDTTFESAEALKGYSKHPAHVAVADSKVRPYYKNRVCLDYEV is encoded by the coding sequence ATGGTCAAGCATATCATTCTCTGGCAGCTCAAGGACGAGTATTCCGACGCCGAAAAGGCCGACATCAAGGCGGGCATCAAGGCAGGCCTTGAGGGTCTGGCCGGTCAGATCCCGGGCCTCGTGGAGGTGCACGTCAACATCAACGGCCTGCCCTCTTCCAACGCCGACCTGATGCTGGACACCACCTTCGAGTCCGCCGAGGCGCTCAAGGGCTACTCCAAGCATCCGGCCCATGTGGCCGTGGCCGATAGCAAGGTGCGGCCCTATTATAAGAACCGGGTCTGTCTGGATTACGAGGTCTGA